Proteins encoded by one window of Hymenobacter tibetensis:
- a CDS encoding response regulator, producing MSVFPLKPILVVEDSAEDFMAISRAFRKHALRNPVLRCEDGDQALEYLQGYGKAAEWPLTLPAIVLLDLNLPGTDGRTVLGKIKQDTQLHSIPVIIFSTSSNERDIEDCYELGANTYLTKPIEYAALEEKIRLTIHYWLDAATLPFAN from the coding sequence GTGTCTGTTTTCCCACTCAAACCCATCCTCGTTGTGGAGGATAGTGCCGAAGATTTCATGGCTATCAGCCGTGCCTTCCGCAAGCACGCCCTGCGCAACCCGGTGCTACGTTGCGAAGACGGCGACCAAGCCCTGGAATATTTGCAAGGCTACGGCAAAGCCGCGGAATGGCCTCTGACGCTGCCCGCCATCGTGCTCCTCGACCTGAACTTACCGGGTACCGACGGGCGAACGGTGCTCGGCAAAATCAAGCAAGACACTCAGCTGCATTCCATTCCCGTCATCATTTTCAGCACGTCTTCCAATGAGCGCGACATTGAAGATTGCTACGAGTTAGGAGCTAACACCTACCTAACCAAACCGATTGAGTACGCTGCCCTAGAAGAGAAAATTCGCCTGACTATCCACTACTGGCTGGATGCGGCGACCTTACCGTTTGCCAATTAG
- a CDS encoding ATP-binding protein, translating into MAESRMSYTDEHLLTSEINLTNCDREPIHIPGSVQPYGFLLCLHEQTLRIVQASENTLALLGIAAPDLLGAGLEQLLSADQVEAIAHLYPTLGVTPKLLGVRLDKVAGQPFFKIILHRHDQLLWAEFEPVTDATTNALDLGQLNEALGQMLSATRVLEFCQYTVEQVRRITGFDRVAIYRFAGDESGEIIAEAKHEDLEPWLGLHYPATDIPQQARAMYLKNWLRFIPNASYVPARLVPANNPATNRPPDMTYAVLRSVSPIHLQYLHNMGSAATMTISLIREGKLWGMVTCHHRTPRLVGYELRDLCQFLGKTFSALIKTKEQYDEQEYQLRIRETQVHLLEHVSSSINFVDGLYRQRPTVQDVFDCGGAAVCFDGEVILLGNTPSQEQVQELLAWLQEHAPQEVFHTDSYVQHNPAGLALRPTASGILAVSLADAPGNYLLWFRPEVVQTVTWAGQNTKAEVLADGQVFLSPRQSFEAWKQLVESTSAPWKPMEIEAAKEIRLHISDVRLKVFNELQARASRLSQLNIELERSNDELDSFAYVASHDLKEPLRGIHNYSLFLLEDYADQLDAEGVSKLQTLVRLSQRMESLIESLLQLSRVGRQELVVDVIDMNELLIEVVDLLAPRFEQTNTTVNVAHPLPIIRGDQVRLREVFSNLLTNAMRYSDRPDKVVEVGAVSTEEAGQKEFVNLDDFHVFYVRDNGIGIDPKHHSSIFKLFKRLHAQDKYGGGTGAGLAIVKKMVEKHGGALWVESIKGEGATFYFSLSKHL; encoded by the coding sequence TTGGCTGAATCACGAATGAGCTACACCGACGAGCACCTGCTGACTTCCGAAATCAACCTAACCAACTGCGACCGGGAACCCATTCACATCCCTGGGTCAGTGCAGCCTTACGGCTTCCTCCTTTGCTTGCACGAGCAAACGCTGCGGATCGTGCAAGCCAGCGAAAACACGTTGGCCCTGCTTGGCATTGCAGCGCCCGACCTGCTCGGGGCAGGGTTGGAACAGCTGCTTTCGGCCGACCAAGTAGAAGCAATTGCGCACTTATACCCTACGCTTGGCGTAACGCCCAAGCTGCTGGGCGTGCGCCTCGATAAAGTGGCTGGTCAGCCGTTCTTCAAAATCATCTTGCACCGCCATGATCAGCTGCTGTGGGCAGAGTTCGAGCCGGTAACCGATGCAACAACCAACGCTCTAGATCTGGGCCAGCTCAACGAAGCGCTGGGGCAGATGCTGTCCGCTACGCGCGTGCTTGAGTTTTGCCAGTACACCGTGGAGCAGGTACGCCGCATCACCGGCTTCGACCGGGTGGCTATCTACCGCTTTGCTGGTGATGAAAGCGGAGAAATTATTGCCGAAGCCAAGCACGAAGACTTGGAGCCGTGGCTGGGCTTGCACTATCCGGCCACCGATATTCCGCAGCAGGCGCGGGCCATGTACCTGAAAAACTGGCTCCGCTTTATTCCTAATGCGTCGTACGTGCCGGCCCGGCTGGTACCCGCCAACAATCCGGCCACCAACCGCCCACCCGACATGACGTACGCGGTGCTGCGGAGCGTGTCGCCCATCCATTTGCAGTACCTGCACAACATGGGCTCGGCGGCCACCATGACCATTTCGTTGATCCGTGAGGGCAAGCTGTGGGGTATGGTGACGTGCCACCACCGCACCCCGCGGCTGGTGGGCTACGAGCTACGCGACCTTTGCCAGTTTCTAGGCAAAACGTTTTCGGCCCTCATCAAAACCAAAGAGCAGTACGACGAGCAGGAGTACCAGCTGCGCATCCGCGAAACGCAGGTGCACTTGCTTGAGCACGTATCGAGCAGCATCAACTTCGTAGACGGGCTCTACCGCCAGCGGCCTACCGTGCAGGACGTGTTCGACTGCGGAGGTGCGGCGGTCTGCTTCGACGGGGAAGTTATTTTGCTAGGCAACACGCCCAGCCAGGAGCAGGTACAGGAGTTGCTGGCCTGGTTGCAGGAGCACGCCCCACAGGAAGTGTTTCACACCGATTCCTACGTCCAGCACAACCCGGCAGGCTTGGCGTTGCGGCCCACAGCCAGCGGCATCCTGGCGGTTTCGCTGGCCGACGCGCCCGGTAACTACCTGCTCTGGTTTCGGCCCGAAGTGGTGCAAACCGTCACCTGGGCTGGGCAGAACACCAAAGCCGAAGTCTTGGCCGACGGCCAAGTGTTTTTGTCGCCTCGCCAGTCGTTCGAGGCGTGGAAGCAGTTGGTGGAAAGCACCTCTGCTCCTTGGAAACCCATGGAGATTGAGGCCGCTAAGGAAATCCGCTTGCACATCTCAGACGTACGGCTGAAAGTGTTCAACGAATTGCAGGCCCGTGCCTCTCGTCTGAGCCAACTCAACATCGAGCTGGAGCGCAGCAACGACGAGCTCGACTCCTTTGCTTACGTGGCTTCCCATGACTTAAAGGAGCCGCTGCGCGGGATTCACAATTACTCGCTGTTTCTGCTCGAAGACTATGCCGATCAGCTCGACGCCGAGGGCGTGAGCAAGCTGCAAACCTTGGTGCGGTTGAGCCAGCGGATGGAGAGCCTAATCGAGTCGTTGCTGCAACTATCCCGCGTTGGTCGGCAGGAGTTGGTAGTGGACGTTATTGATATGAACGAGTTGCTGATTGAGGTGGTGGACTTGCTGGCGCCACGCTTCGAGCAAACCAACACCACCGTGAACGTGGCGCACCCGCTGCCCATCATCCGCGGCGACCAAGTGCGGCTACGTGAGGTGTTCAGCAATCTGCTAACCAATGCGATGCGCTACAGCGACCGACCCGACAAAGTGGTGGAAGTCGGGGCGGTGTCCACCGAGGAAGCTGGGCAGAAAGAGTTTGTCAACCTCGACGATTTTCATGTCTTTTACGTACGCGACAACGGCATCGGCATAGACCCCAAGCATCACTCCAGTATCTTCAAGCTCTTTAAGCGGTTGCACGCACAAGACAAATACGGAGGAGGAACGGGCGCTGGCTTAGCCATTGTCAAAAAAATGGTTGAAAAGCATGGCGGCGCCCTGTGGGTCGAATCGATCAAGGGGGAAGGTGCTACCTTTTATTTCTCGCTCTCTAAACACTTGTAA
- a CDS encoding biliverdin-producing heme oxygenase, which yields MTTPLSTEILLRLRAETRPYHEALEQNRFNQALAAGLPTYELTSWFLRKMYGFLVPYEEQLRQHTWPPAWQIERRYRAHLILEDLPAATASGALPLCPAMPPLRTWPELLGALYVLEGSTLGGQVLARQLAKAGISTRTYFSGYGDQTGLMWKSFCHLLGEAATEINQDEIVLSARRTFQHLDAWLNHE from the coding sequence ATGACTACACCGCTATCCACTGAAATTCTACTTCGTTTGCGTGCCGAAACGCGTCCTTACCACGAGGCCCTCGAGCAGAACCGTTTCAACCAAGCTCTGGCAGCCGGCCTACCAACCTACGAGCTTACCAGCTGGTTTCTGCGGAAGATGTACGGCTTTCTTGTGCCGTACGAAGAGCAGCTCCGCCAGCACACCTGGCCCCCGGCGTGGCAAATAGAACGCCGCTACCGGGCCCATCTAATTCTGGAGGACCTGCCTGCTGCAACTGCTTCTGGGGCCCTGCCACTGTGCCCCGCAATGCCACCGCTGCGCACCTGGCCCGAATTGCTTGGCGCCCTGTACGTGCTCGAAGGCTCGACGCTGGGTGGGCAAGTATTAGCGCGGCAACTAGCCAAGGCAGGCATTTCCACCCGCACCTATTTCAGCGGCTACGGCGACCAAACCGGCCTTATGTGGAAATCCTTCTGCCACCTGTTAGGTGAGGCGGCAACGGAAATTAATCAAGACGAAATCGTGTTGTCGGCCCGCCGCACGTTTCAACATTTAGATGCTTGGCTGAATCACGAATGA
- a CDS encoding MBL fold metallo-hydrolase yields MKSILLLTAALTAAVQALAQTASPAASPRAAADQIATKKGPLTVQPITHGSVVFTWSGKTIYVDPYGGAEAYTGLAAPDVVLITDIHGDHLDPKTLAGLSVGKALLVVPKAVADQLPAEHKAHVRVLNNGQRLDTLGMSVSAVPMYNLPDDADARHPKGRGNGYVLNLGGKNVYLSGDTEDIAEMRALKGIDVAFVCMNLPYTMDVQQAAQGVLAFKPGIVYPYHYRGQNGLSDVDGFKKSVNSANKKIDVRLRNWYPAAK; encoded by the coding sequence ATGAAATCCATCCTCCTTCTCACAGCCGCGTTAACTGCTGCTGTTCAGGCGCTGGCCCAAACCGCCAGCCCCGCCGCCAGTCCACGCGCCGCCGCCGACCAGATTGCCACTAAGAAAGGTCCGCTCACGGTGCAGCCGATTACGCATGGCAGCGTGGTGTTCACCTGGAGCGGCAAAACGATTTACGTGGACCCCTACGGCGGGGCAGAAGCCTATACCGGACTAGCTGCGCCCGACGTCGTTCTGATAACCGACATTCACGGCGACCACCTGGACCCGAAGACGCTGGCCGGCCTTTCAGTTGGCAAGGCGCTGCTGGTGGTCCCGAAAGCGGTGGCCGATCAGTTGCCGGCAGAGCACAAAGCGCACGTGCGCGTCCTCAACAACGGTCAGCGACTCGACACGCTCGGCATGAGCGTGTCGGCTGTTCCGATGTACAATTTGCCCGACGATGCCGACGCGAGGCACCCCAAAGGCCGGGGCAATGGCTACGTGCTGAACCTGGGCGGCAAAAACGTGTACCTATCCGGCGACACCGAAGACATTGCCGAGATGCGCGCCCTCAAGGGCATCGATGTGGCATTTGTGTGCATGAACCTGCCCTACACCATGGACGTGCAGCAGGCCGCACAGGGCGTACTGGCCTTTAAACCGGGTATCGTGTATCCGTACCACTACCGGGGCCAGAACGGCCTGAGCGACGTAGACGGCTTCAAGAAAAGCGTGAACTCGGCCAACAAGAAAATTGATGTTCGGCTGCGCAACTGGTATCCAGCAGCCAAGTAA
- a CDS encoding GH92 family glycosyl hydrolase has protein sequence MKLTFTASVLPLVLLLAVGESRAQSVLKYVNPNIGTAHSRWFFYTPAAVPYGMAKLAPSTNGHYGNPSGWEAVGYDTRQNSIEGFVHFHEWQVGGVSFMPTTGELRVKPGDLDKPDSGYRSRFDRKNQVAEPGYYRVLLDDYGITAELTATKRVGFHRYTFPKNNQAHIILDIGNKQGESGEVTDASIRMVDATHVEGFVSTYPKYVQTYDPEGKVTMYFFGEISKQPASVGAFTAAGTQAQTSSATGKGAGLVLNYQTSAQEKIELKVGLSYTSVANAKANLLAEARSLTFDQARTAAQATWQRELSKLTVEGPDEQNKVKFYTGLFHALLGRGIASDVNGAYPQHGGRIGQLTASGPGPKPEFMNTDAIWGGYWNLTQLWALSYPEWYGNYVNTQLQVYRDKGWFGDGLANSEFVSGVGTNFVGLAVAAAYQVGIRNYDVNLAYQAVRANELNWRHRSFGSGKMDVKAFTQYGYVPFKEAYKEDKGVWYKTDSTGAYFANSHTLEYSFSAFAAAQMAKSLGKKADYAQLLKLSNGWKTILNPQNKLMQPKLADGTFVGNFNPFEPWRGFQEGNAMQYTFYVPQNPAGLIAALGQDKFNNRLDSLFTASAKTGFGGGKEIDAFAGIKAIYNHGNQPCLHISWLFNFSGQPWLTQKWTRQICDDFYGTEPIHGYGYGQDEDQGQLGSWYVISALGLFDVKGFTDARPIVELGSPIFSKATIQLGNQKKLVIEAKNTSKENRYVQAAALNGKPLANCWLYRDELMQGGKLVFTMGNQPNKTWGTKTPPPSAQ, from the coding sequence ATGAAGCTGACTTTCACTGCCAGCGTTTTGCCCCTGGTACTGCTTCTGGCAGTGGGCGAGTCTCGTGCGCAAAGCGTGCTGAAGTACGTGAACCCCAACATCGGTACGGCGCACAGCCGCTGGTTTTTCTACACGCCCGCGGCCGTGCCCTACGGCATGGCCAAGCTGGCGCCCTCCACCAATGGCCACTACGGCAACCCCTCGGGCTGGGAAGCTGTGGGCTACGACACCCGGCAGAATTCCATTGAAGGATTCGTGCATTTCCATGAGTGGCAGGTGGGGGGCGTAAGCTTTATGCCCACCACGGGCGAACTACGCGTGAAGCCCGGCGACCTTGACAAGCCGGACTCCGGCTACCGCTCGCGCTTCGACCGGAAAAACCAGGTGGCCGAACCAGGCTACTACCGCGTGCTGCTCGACGACTACGGCATCACGGCCGAGCTAACCGCCACCAAGCGGGTTGGCTTTCACCGCTATACGTTTCCTAAAAACAACCAAGCCCACATCATCCTCGACATCGGCAACAAGCAAGGCGAGAGTGGGGAAGTGACGGATGCCAGCATTCGGATGGTGGACGCCACGCACGTGGAGGGCTTTGTGAGCACCTACCCCAAATACGTGCAAACCTACGACCCGGAGGGCAAGGTGACCATGTACTTCTTCGGCGAAATCAGCAAGCAGCCCGCCAGTGTAGGGGCCTTCACGGCCGCAGGCACGCAGGCACAAACAAGTTCGGCCACAGGCAAGGGCGCGGGGTTGGTGCTTAACTATCAAACCAGTGCGCAGGAAAAAATCGAGCTGAAGGTGGGCCTCTCGTACACGTCAGTTGCCAATGCCAAGGCCAACCTGCTGGCGGAAGCCCGTAGCCTAACCTTCGACCAGGCTCGCACCGCCGCCCAAGCTACGTGGCAGCGTGAGCTAAGTAAACTAACGGTGGAAGGCCCCGATGAGCAAAACAAGGTTAAGTTCTACACCGGCCTGTTTCATGCCCTGCTTGGGCGCGGCATTGCCAGCGACGTGAATGGCGCCTACCCGCAGCACGGCGGCCGCATAGGCCAACTAACGGCCAGCGGCCCCGGCCCCAAGCCCGAGTTCATGAATACCGATGCCATCTGGGGTGGCTACTGGAACCTGACGCAGCTGTGGGCGCTATCCTACCCCGAGTGGTACGGCAACTACGTGAACACCCAGCTGCAAGTGTACCGCGACAAGGGCTGGTTTGGGGACGGGTTGGCGAACAGCGAGTTTGTATCGGGGGTCGGGACCAATTTTGTGGGGCTGGCCGTGGCGGCGGCCTACCAGGTCGGCATCCGCAACTACGATGTGAACCTCGCCTACCAGGCCGTGCGCGCCAACGAGCTGAACTGGCGCCACCGCTCGTTTGGCTCGGGCAAGATGGATGTGAAGGCTTTCACCCAGTACGGCTACGTGCCTTTCAAAGAAGCTTATAAGGAAGACAAAGGCGTCTGGTACAAAACCGATTCTACGGGGGCGTACTTCGCCAACTCCCACACTTTGGAGTACAGCTTCAGTGCCTTCGCCGCCGCCCAGATGGCCAAATCCTTGGGTAAAAAGGCAGATTACGCGCAATTGCTCAAGCTCTCCAACGGCTGGAAAACCATCCTGAACCCGCAAAACAAACTCATGCAGCCCAAGTTGGCCGATGGCACGTTCGTGGGCAACTTCAACCCGTTCGAGCCGTGGCGCGGCTTCCAGGAAGGCAACGCCATGCAGTACACTTTTTACGTACCGCAAAACCCGGCCGGCCTTATTGCCGCGCTGGGCCAAGACAAGTTCAACAACCGCCTCGACAGTCTCTTCACGGCCTCGGCCAAAACGGGCTTCGGCGGCGGCAAAGAAATAGATGCTTTTGCTGGCATCAAGGCCATCTACAACCATGGCAACCAGCCTTGCCTGCACATTAGCTGGCTGTTCAACTTTTCGGGTCAGCCCTGGCTAACCCAAAAATGGACCCGCCAGATTTGCGACGATTTTTACGGCACCGAGCCCATTCACGGCTACGGGTACGGGCAAGACGAAGACCAGGGGCAATTGGGCTCGTGGTACGTCATCAGTGCGCTGGGCTTGTTCGACGTAAAGGGTTTCACCGATGCCCGGCCCATTGTGGAGTTAGGCAGCCCTATTTTCAGCAAAGCCACTATTCAGCTAGGCAACCAGAAAAAGCTGGTTATCGAGGCCAAAAATACCTCCAAAGAAAACCGGTACGTGCAGGCAGCAGCGCTGAACGGCAAGCCTCTCGCCAACTGCTGGCTGTACCGCGACGAGCTGATGCAGGGCGGAAAGCTGGTGTTCACCATGGGCAACCAGCCCAACAAAACCTGGGGCACGAAAACTCCACCGCCTTCCGCACAGTAA
- a CDS encoding sugar porter family MFS transporter: MPPHASPSPIPREPSAGPHTPDANSTGKAGYVYLIAVVAALGGLLFGFDTAIINGALIFLKKDFNLTDSQTELAASSILFGAVAGAALAGWLTDRYGRRRLLFGAAALFTLSALAAAVPRTLTEFVVARLAGGLAIGVASLLVPLYIAEIAPARIRGQLVTLNQLAIVTGILLAYVASYYLADLGVASWRWMFASAALPSVLFMVTLLLVPESPRWLLGRGRDAEALGTLTRLNGPVAAATEAAEIQAALVAERGEEANLYQPRLRQPLRIAVVLAVLQQITGINTILYYGSIIFTEHSGQSAASAIGANALIGGINFAGTIVALFIIDRVGRKPLLLVASGGMALALGALVVALQLHAPGPWLLGLIMLYVACFAVGLGPGVWVVITEIFPNAVRGRAASLATVALWIACTFISFTFLSLVKAAGLSGAFGLYAVLSALTFGFVWRAVPETKGRTLEEIERSWQ; the protein is encoded by the coding sequence ATGCCTCCGCACGCTTCCCCGAGTCCCATCCCGCGCGAACCTAGTGCTGGACCGCACACCCCCGATGCCAACTCAACCGGCAAGGCGGGCTATGTTTACTTGATTGCGGTTGTGGCGGCGCTGGGCGGGCTGCTTTTCGGTTTCGACACGGCCATTATCAACGGCGCCTTGATCTTTCTGAAAAAGGATTTCAACTTAACTGATTCGCAAACCGAGTTGGCCGCCAGCAGCATCTTGTTTGGAGCGGTGGCTGGTGCTGCCCTCGCCGGCTGGCTCACCGACCGATACGGGCGCCGCCGGTTGCTGTTTGGGGCGGCGGCGCTGTTCACGCTTTCGGCGCTGGCCGCGGCGGTGCCGCGCACGCTCACCGAGTTTGTGGTGGCGCGGCTAGCAGGTGGCTTGGCTATCGGGGTGGCTTCGTTGCTGGTGCCGCTCTACATCGCCGAAATTGCCCCGGCTCGCATTCGCGGGCAGTTAGTGACTCTCAACCAATTGGCCATCGTCACGGGTATTCTTTTGGCTTACGTTGCTAGCTATTACCTGGCCGATCTGGGCGTGGCGTCGTGGCGGTGGATGTTTGCGTCGGCAGCCTTGCCTTCGGTGCTCTTCATGGTCACGCTGCTGCTAGTGCCCGAAAGTCCGCGCTGGCTGCTAGGCCGGGGGCGTGACGCTGAGGCGCTGGGTACGCTCACCCGCCTCAACGGCCCCGTGGCCGCCGCCACCGAAGCCGCCGAAATTCAGGCTGCCCTGGTAGCCGAGCGCGGCGAAGAAGCCAACTTATACCAGCCGCGCCTGCGCCAACCGTTGCGTATCGCGGTGGTACTGGCGGTGTTGCAGCAGATTACGGGCATCAATACCATCCTGTACTACGGCTCGATCATTTTCACCGAGCATAGTGGGCAAAGTGCTGCGTCGGCTATTGGCGCCAACGCCCTCATCGGGGGCATCAACTTCGCGGGCACTATTGTGGCGCTGTTCATCATCGACCGGGTAGGACGTAAGCCGTTGTTGCTTGTGGCTTCGGGAGGCATGGCGCTGGCGCTGGGCGCGCTGGTGGTGGCGTTGCAACTGCACGCGCCGGGGCCATGGTTGCTGGGGCTTATCATGCTGTACGTGGCCTGTTTCGCGGTGGGGCTAGGACCGGGCGTGTGGGTTGTGATTACCGAGATTTTCCCGAATGCGGTGCGCGGGCGGGCCGCCTCGCTGGCCACGGTTGCGCTCTGGATAGCCTGCACCTTCATCTCGTTCACTTTCCTGTCGTTGGTGAAAGCCGCCGGACTAAGCGGCGCGTTTGGGCTTTACGCGGTGCTTTCGGCTCTCACCTTTGGGTTTGTGTGGCGGGCCGTACCCGAAACAAAAGGTCGAACCTTGGAAGAAATCGAGCGGAGCTGGCAGTAG
- a CDS encoding DeoR/GlpR family DNA-binding transcription regulator encodes MSDFLTPDNAAAVRAQTIVEKLLHTGTVAVEELATLFGVSVVTVRRDLMELEQQGRLRRTHGGAVPREPLLYEPFRYNSSFHDQIDRNLAEKRRIGLAAAALIQSGETISLTAGTTTTQVTRSLRSEANVTVVTNTVNVAMELSHRHDVRVFVTGGFLTGGWFSLVGPATTQALSQFFVDKVFIGVNGIDAQKGLTSLHPEEAAVIQVMIRQAKRRIVVADYTKLGTVATSLICPTTEVHQLITDTGATEEQVAPFRQLGIDVLLV; translated from the coding sequence ATGTCTGATTTCCTAACTCCCGACAACGCCGCGGCGGTCCGCGCCCAAACCATTGTGGAAAAGCTGTTGCACACCGGCACTGTGGCTGTTGAGGAACTGGCCACGTTGTTTGGCGTATCGGTGGTGACTGTGCGGCGCGACTTAATGGAGCTAGAGCAGCAGGGCCGCTTACGGCGCACGCACGGCGGCGCCGTACCCCGCGAACCGCTACTCTACGAGCCCTTTCGGTATAATTCCAGTTTTCACGACCAGATAGACCGCAACCTAGCCGAGAAGCGCCGCATCGGGCTGGCCGCCGCGGCGCTCATCCAATCCGGCGAAACCATATCCCTCACGGCCGGCACCACCACCACGCAAGTCACGCGTAGCCTCCGCTCGGAAGCCAACGTGACGGTTGTCACCAACACCGTGAACGTGGCCATGGAACTAAGCCACCGCCACGATGTGCGCGTGTTCGTGACGGGGGGCTTTCTGACGGGCGGCTGGTTTTCGCTGGTAGGGCCCGCCACCACGCAGGCGCTCAGCCAGTTCTTTGTAGATAAGGTCTTTATCGGCGTCAATGGCATCGACGCCCAGAAGGGCCTGACCTCCCTGCACCCCGAGGAAGCCGCTGTAATTCAAGTGATGATACGCCAGGCCAAGCGCCGCATTGTAGTGGCCGACTATACCAAGCTCGGCACAGTTGCTACCTCGCTTATCTGCCCCACCACCGAAGTGCATCAGCTCATCACCGACACCGGCGCCACCGAAGAGCAAGTAGCTCCCTTTCGCCAGCTCGGAATAGACGTGTTGCTGGTGTGA
- a CDS encoding class I mannose-6-phosphate isomerase, with amino-acid sequence MRSSNYDKFPFVLVAAEADACQIGWPAIVGALQKALQAAPTVPTHPLVLAVECYPGTNLKQLQQELTQALQPALCLVADDLYQLPAEIDALVAGPLTDDPVFGRLNGLTVADFFNPQQLQQAQETLAVAAGKLVVIVGTGATLVHPTPAVVVYADLARWEIQLRQRRNEIANLGSTNFGEKASLKYKRAFFVDWRAADRLKKQVLPRADFLLDTNGPAAPKLVRGADLRAGLAAAVRRPFRVVPFFDPGPWGGQWLREVCDLPEGPANYAWGFDCVPEENSLLLGFGEARVEIPSINLVFAHPRELLGEAVHGRFGTEFPIRFDFLDTMGGGNLSLQVHPLTEYAQDKFGLAYTQDESYYMLDAKPDAVVYLGLKEKVDFPTMLEELQRAQQDNAVPFPAAKYVNEFPARPHDHFLIPAGTIHCSGANAMVLEISATPYIFTFKLWDWARLGLDGRPRPIHLEHGAANIVPDRTTAWVTQHLVNQVEPVGSGPGWREERTGLHEREFIETRRHWFTDVVPHHTHGGVQVLNLVQGTEALVESPNGAFEPFVVHYAETFIVPAAVGAYTIRPHGSAVGTECATMKAYVRT; translated from the coding sequence ATGCGCTCCTCCAACTACGACAAGTTTCCCTTCGTGCTGGTAGCGGCAGAGGCTGATGCTTGCCAAATCGGGTGGCCTGCCATTGTGGGAGCGTTGCAAAAAGCGCTGCAAGCAGCACCGACTGTCCCCACCCACCCACTGGTACTAGCCGTGGAATGCTACCCCGGCACCAACCTAAAGCAGCTACAGCAAGAACTAACGCAAGCCTTGCAGCCAGCCCTGTGCCTAGTAGCCGACGACTTGTACCAGCTTCCTGCTGAAATTGACGCGCTAGTGGCCGGCCCGCTCACCGACGACCCCGTGTTTGGCCGGCTCAACGGGCTGACCGTTGCCGATTTTTTCAACCCGCAGCAACTCCAACAAGCGCAAGAAACACTGGCTGTGGCTGCGGGTAAGTTGGTGGTGATAGTGGGCACCGGGGCCACCTTAGTGCATCCAACTCCTGCCGTGGTAGTGTACGCCGACTTGGCTCGTTGGGAAATCCAGCTGCGGCAGCGGCGCAACGAAATTGCCAACTTAGGCAGTACCAACTTCGGTGAGAAGGCCAGCCTGAAGTACAAGCGCGCTTTTTTTGTGGATTGGCGAGCCGCCGACCGCTTGAAAAAGCAGGTGCTGCCCCGCGCCGACTTCCTGCTCGATACCAACGGCCCTGCTGCCCCCAAACTTGTCCGCGGGGCCGACCTGCGGGCCGGGCTGGCGGCGGCCGTGCGGCGCCCGTTCCGGGTGGTGCCCTTTTTCGACCCCGGCCCCTGGGGTGGGCAATGGCTGCGCGAAGTCTGTGACTTGCCCGAGGGCCCAGCGAACTACGCCTGGGGCTTCGACTGCGTGCCCGAAGAAAACTCGCTGCTACTGGGTTTTGGCGAGGCACGCGTGGAAATTCCGAGCATCAACTTGGTTTTTGCGCATCCTCGCGAGTTACTAGGGGAGGCGGTGCACGGGCGGTTCGGGACCGAGTTTCCTATCCGTTTCGACTTTCTTGATACCATGGGCGGCGGCAACCTTTCGCTGCAAGTGCACCCACTCACCGAGTACGCGCAAGACAAGTTTGGCCTGGCTTACACGCAAGACGAGAGCTACTACATGCTGGACGCCAAACCAGACGCGGTGGTGTATCTGGGCCTGAAGGAAAAAGTGGATTTCCCGACTATGCTGGAGGAGTTACAGCGCGCTCAGCAAGACAATGCCGTTCCTTTTCCTGCGGCCAAGTACGTCAACGAGTTTCCGGCGCGCCCACACGACCACTTTCTGATTCCGGCCGGTACCATTCACTGCTCGGGGGCCAATGCCATGGTGCTGGAAATTTCAGCTACCCCTTACATTTTCACCTTCAAGCTCTGGGATTGGGCGCGTCTTGGGCTCGACGGCCGGCCCCGGCCCATCCACCTCGAGCACGGCGCGGCCAACATCGTGCCCGACCGCACCACCGCTTGGGTAACGCAGCACCTCGTCAACCAAGTGGAACCCGTGGGCAGTGGCCCCGGCTGGCGCGAAGAGCGCACGGGGTTACACGAGCGGGAATTTATCGAGACGCGCCGCCACTGGTTTACGGACGTGGTGCCGCATCATACGCACGGCGGCGTGCAGGTGCTCAACCTGGTGCAGGGCACGGAAGCCCTCGTTGAAAGCCCAAACGGTGCTTTCGAGCCTTTTGTGGTGCATTATGCGGAAACGTTTATTGTGCCGGCGGCGGTAGGCGCCTACACCATTCGGCCCCACGGTTCGGCGGTCGGTACGGAGTGCGCCACTATGAAAGCGTACGTGCGCACCTAG